A window of Candidatus Hydrogenedentota bacterium contains these coding sequences:
- a CDS encoding YfhO family protein, producing the protein MQPPTIDTTPLRLREPLLHGILLVAILAIMFPAVFYRGEVITAADLLFSLPSWGQHKPPGWERPQNPLMADVISVFHPMFVLARTALERGEWPLWNPAECAGIPLMANCQSAVFYPPRLLHLLPDIPFATSLYVLLKLWLCGMTAYLCARGMRLRPASARFLSLAWMLCTYNQFWACWPLPDVSAWLPVVFLGVELACAGAYRRAVAAIAAGGALILLAGHPETAFAMCFNAGVYFVLRMLLEWRRGAFWGRAAAACAVGWTAALLVSAVQWLPFVEYLLNSYTFSHREFGSFTSELLPNTSVGLFVPRFYGAEAHYNFWGDQDGNRYAIYPGILIWIAAALLFAQRKELGGRKRPLIALAIAAAAAILSAFNAPGLSLLHQLPGFESLRQNYHIGFGLFAVAVLGATGLDGWLSRPRRLRELAWTAVPLVPACALVYAALQFYARIIEAYEVSGLVWRQVTTIAAVAVLGLLLLAAHTVRPRPRLIGTLMAALLAADLIAAGWRINPALPAQYAYPDTELFRYLRAQGEPLRIEPGGALGAPGVCAGFGVQEWMGYDGLYPERIIHFARTLNTDLWNSMEPVCNIRFYLRHPEMEDGVFRRPAFAFDDADIFRFVHEIEGVSVYENLRAQPRAFLVSAVREIADVAALFDVMRSKDYDPKREVVTDRAPKGSPLPAAVGLDSPGSVSVESYGPTVVRLRAEADRDCALVLADGFFPGWHAYIDGRRTEVFPAYYAFRGILLPAGAHTVEFRYTPLSFRIGLALSVLTLLAGLAVSPVLLRKPRQAPS; encoded by the coding sequence GTGCAGCCGCCAACGATAGATACTACGCCTCTGCGCCTGCGCGAGCCTCTGCTGCACGGGATTCTGCTCGTCGCGATTCTCGCCATCATGTTTCCCGCGGTGTTCTATCGCGGCGAGGTCATCACCGCCGCCGATTTGCTCTTCAGCCTGCCGTCGTGGGGCCAGCACAAACCGCCCGGGTGGGAGCGCCCCCAGAATCCGCTCATGGCGGATGTCATCTCCGTATTCCATCCCATGTTCGTGCTTGCCCGAACGGCGCTTGAGCGGGGGGAATGGCCGTTATGGAACCCTGCCGAGTGCGCCGGCATCCCCCTGATGGCCAATTGCCAGAGCGCCGTCTTCTATCCGCCCCGGCTCCTGCACCTGTTACCCGACATACCTTTCGCCACGTCCCTGTACGTGCTTCTGAAACTCTGGCTGTGCGGCATGACGGCCTACCTGTGCGCGCGGGGCATGCGCCTGCGGCCGGCCTCGGCGCGCTTCCTCTCGCTCGCGTGGATGCTCTGCACGTACAACCAGTTCTGGGCGTGCTGGCCCTTGCCCGACGTTAGCGCATGGCTGCCCGTGGTCTTCCTGGGCGTGGAACTGGCCTGCGCCGGGGCGTATCGCCGCGCCGTTGCCGCCATCGCGGCGGGCGGCGCCCTGATACTGCTGGCGGGCCACCCGGAAACCGCTTTCGCGATGTGCTTCAACGCGGGCGTCTATTTTGTGCTGCGCATGCTCCTGGAATGGCGGCGCGGCGCTTTCTGGGGCCGCGCAGCCGCGGCGTGCGCCGTGGGCTGGACGGCCGCCCTGCTCGTCTCCGCGGTGCAGTGGCTGCCCTTCGTCGAGTATCTGCTCAACAGTTACACCTTCTCCCACCGCGAGTTCGGCAGTTTCACGTCAGAACTCCTGCCGAATACGTCCGTCGGCTTGTTCGTGCCGCGCTTTTATGGCGCGGAGGCGCACTACAACTTCTGGGGCGACCAGGACGGCAACCGCTACGCGATCTATCCGGGCATCCTGATATGGATCGCCGCGGCCCTGCTATTCGCGCAACGAAAGGAACTCGGCGGCCGGAAACGGCCGCTGATCGCACTGGCGATTGCCGCCGCGGCCGCCATTCTGTCCGCGTTCAACGCGCCGGGGCTTTCGCTGCTGCACCAATTGCCCGGATTCGAGTCGTTGCGGCAGAACTACCACATCGGCTTCGGGCTGTTCGCCGTCGCCGTTCTCGGCGCGACCGGGCTCGACGGCTGGCTGTCGCGTCCCCGGCGCCTGCGCGAACTGGCCTGGACCGCCGTCCCGCTGGTCCCGGCCTGCGCGCTGGTCTATGCAGCGCTCCAATTCTATGCAAGGATTATCGAGGCCTACGAGGTTTCCGGCCTGGTGTGGCGGCAGGTGACCACAATCGCCGCCGTGGCGGTCTTGGGATTGCTCCTGTTGGCGGCGCACACCGTCAGGCCGCGTCCCAGGCTCATCGGAACGCTGATGGCCGCCTTGCTTGCCGCGGACCTCATCGCGGCGGGCTGGCGCATCAACCCGGCGCTGCCGGCGCAATACGCGTATCCCGATACGGAGCTCTTTCGGTATTTGCGCGCACAGGGCGAGCCTCTGCGTATCGAGCCGGGCGGCGCGCTGGGCGCACCCGGCGTATGCGCCGGTTTCGGCGTGCAGGAATGGATGGGCTACGATGGCTTGTACCCCGAGAGGATCATCCATTTCGCGCGTACCCTCAACACGGACCTCTGGAACAGCATGGAACCCGTGTGCAACATCCGGTTCTACTTGCGGCACCCCGAGATGGAAGACGGCGTCTTCCGGCGGCCCGCCTTTGCATTCGACGACGCGGACATCTTCCGGTTTGTCCACGAGATTGAGGGCGTATCGGTCTATGAGAATCTGCGCGCGCAACCCCGTGCCTTCCTGGTAAGCGCGGTGCGCGAGATTGCGGACGTCGCCGCCTTGTTTGACGTCATGCGCAGCAAGGACTACGACCCCAAGCGCGAAGTGGTGACGGACCGCGCGCCGAAAGGAAGCCCGCTGCCCGCCGCCGTGGGGCTCGATTCACCGGGTTCCGTCTCTGTGGAATCCTACGGCCCGACGGTCGTGCGCCTGCGCGCCGAGGCCGACCGGGATTGCGCCTTGGTCTTGGCGGACGGCTTCTTTCCTGGATGGCATGCCTATATCGACGGGCGCCGCACGGAGGTGTTCCCGGCCTACTACGCGTTTCGCGGCATTCTCCTGCCGGCAGGCGCGCACACGGTAGAGTTCCGTTACACTCCCCTGAGTTTCCGCATTGGGCTGGCCTTGTCCGTGCTCACGCTGTTGGCGGGCCTTGCCGTATCGCCGGTCTTGCTCCGGAAGCCACGGCAAGCGCCGTCATGA
- a CDS encoding sulfatase, with protein sequence MASAFRIRATGWLGIALLLLLPAGCTELPWQTRPVLSWSNLNAKTVHRDREWRGARRVAGQVVELGAIPQDAFLRIGVLDEGFEPIRVRVYAGDRRAAEFATAGVSGWVDRRLDLSRAGFAGLPCRVWIESKHPVWVGPCEVRPPASRRPNVLIVLIDTLRQDHAGCFGYARETTPHLDALARDAALIRGLTPPSSWTRPSVASLLTGTYPNTHGAQDRVDKRRADVPTLADALRAAGYESQGFVTNLHCLPTWNMGIEFDRYVNVRAEEWHVSEKDADAVALAAEALRGLAGRPWFLYVHLMSPHGPYTPPEPFASAFASAGADERQRAIDAYDAEIAYADALTGELLDTLRELGLYDNTLTLVLSDHGEEFWEHGGVDHGKTLYEEQLRVPCILKLPGGAHAGTTHDALHEMSDIAPTLLELLGLPPEPRFEGVSFATDLSAASATTDHIVFADLRLDGACMRAVKTAAVKHINDELAGRAQWFDLQADPGELAPMQAPPQGGARLLAHLARMAVHGARGLHVLVTSGPEEAGRVEIVLDHAGDSPCRVFYPEEMTRVRREAGRLIVELDMGAKDRFFPDARVWHERYQCDGARVCVDLPHGASAALRVTANDKQVPEDAVFLGASRAHAPLDGAPLPLDKIIDSPAAYDMALLPRRFAVYAWYTPAAEQLPDGQLAPELTEAMRALGYMN encoded by the coding sequence ATGGCGTCAGCGTTTCGCATCCGCGCGACGGGGTGGCTGGGTATCGCGCTTCTCTTGCTGCTTCCCGCCGGCTGCACCGAACTTCCCTGGCAAACCCGGCCTGTGTTGTCATGGAGCAACCTGAACGCCAAGACCGTGCACCGGGACAGGGAATGGCGCGGCGCGCGGCGCGTCGCGGGGCAGGTGGTCGAACTGGGAGCCATTCCTCAAGACGCGTTCCTGCGCATCGGCGTACTCGACGAAGGTTTCGAGCCCATCCGCGTGCGGGTCTACGCGGGGGACCGCCGCGCCGCCGAATTCGCGACGGCGGGCGTCAGCGGCTGGGTGGACCGGCGCCTGGACCTCTCTCGGGCCGGTTTCGCGGGCTTGCCGTGCCGCGTCTGGATCGAGAGCAAGCATCCGGTGTGGGTCGGCCCCTGCGAGGTGCGCCCGCCCGCAAGCCGGCGCCCGAATGTGTTGATCGTGCTCATTGACACCTTGCGCCAGGACCACGCCGGCTGTTTCGGGTACGCGCGCGAAACGACGCCGCATCTGGACGCGCTCGCTCGCGACGCCGCCCTGATCCGGGGGCTCACGCCGCCCTCTTCGTGGACGCGGCCCTCCGTGGCCTCGCTGCTCACGGGCACGTACCCGAACACCCACGGCGCGCAGGACCGCGTGGACAAGCGCCGCGCCGATGTGCCCACGCTGGCGGACGCATTGCGGGCGGCGGGCTATGAATCGCAGGGCTTCGTCACGAATCTGCATTGCCTGCCCACGTGGAACATGGGCATTGAGTTCGACCGTTACGTCAACGTCCGCGCCGAGGAATGGCACGTATCCGAGAAAGACGCGGACGCGGTGGCGCTCGCGGCCGAGGCGCTGCGCGGGCTTGCCGGGCGCCCCTGGTTTCTCTATGTTCATCTCATGAGCCCGCACGGGCCCTACACGCCGCCGGAACCGTTCGCTTCCGCGTTCGCTTCCGCGGGCGCGGACGAGCGGCAGCGCGCCATCGACGCGTACGACGCCGAGATCGCGTATGCGGACGCCTTGACCGGCGAATTGCTGGACACCCTGCGCGAACTCGGTCTCTATGACAATACGCTGACGCTCGTTCTGTCGGACCATGGCGAGGAATTCTGGGAGCACGGCGGCGTGGACCACGGCAAGACCTTGTATGAGGAACAACTGCGGGTCCCTTGCATCCTCAAGCTTCCGGGCGGCGCACACGCCGGGACGACGCATGACGCGCTCCATGAAATGTCAGACATTGCCCCCACGCTGTTGGAATTGCTCGGCCTGCCGCCCGAACCCCGGTTTGAGGGCGTCAGTTTCGCGACGGACCTCTCTGCGGCAAGCGCAACAACAGACCACATCGTCTTCGCGGACCTGCGCCTCGATGGCGCCTGCATGCGCGCCGTCAAGACCGCGGCCGTGAAGCACATCAACGACGAGCTCGCCGGCCGCGCGCAGTGGTTCGACCTCCAGGCCGACCCGGGGGAACTTGCGCCCATGCAAGCGCCGCCACAAGGCGGCGCCCGGCTGCTGGCGCACCTCGCGCGCATGGCCGTGCATGGGGCCCGCGGGTTGCACGTGCTGGTTACCAGCGGCCCCGAGGAGGCGGGCCGCGTCGAGATAGTCCTCGACCATGCGGGCGACAGCCCGTGCCGCGTCTTTTACCCGGAGGAGATGACCCGCGTCAGGCGTGAGGCGGGTCGCCTCATCGTGGAACTGGACATGGGCGCCAAGGACCGCTTCTTCCCGGATGCGCGCGTGTGGCACGAGCGGTATCAGTGCGACGGCGCCCGCGTTTGCGTGGATCTGCCGCACGGCGCGAGCGCCGCCCTGCGAGTCACGGCGAACGACAAGCAGGTGCCGGAAGACGCCGTGTTTCTCGGCGCGTCGCGCGCCCATGCGCCGCTGGACGGCGCGCCCCTGCCGCTCGATAAGATTATCGACAGCCCGGCGGCGTATGATATGGCGTTGCTGCCGCGGCGGTTCGCCGTGTATGCGTGGTACACGCCCGCGGCGGAACAGCTTCCAGACGGGCAACTGGCCCCGGAACTGACGGAAGCGATGCGCGCTCTGGGCTATATGAACTGA
- a CDS encoding diguanylate cyclase: MLNSNSAKGDLAGNDVASAVQKQSGSGFTVLIADDQANTRDLVAKLLESRLGCRFLVASTGDEALLSAQGRQVDIVVTDLVMPGAHGLDLIAALRSGNPGINIIAMTGYPTDFPFVDVVHAGADDFIRKPFPPAELEAKLVRLFRERDARQAQQLAEGKYRSLFELNMDGMLLVDAVQHCIVDANHAFRDLSERGVSALVGMPVFDLFGPVDRIRLEQWLMICAHGGKGAMGDLSIPCPSGRVVHADLTATFIDAGYQRIIFLSFKDVTEKILFDQQLAEAAQKDGLTGLLNKRSFQNRIEAAIVRARERSLPLGLMFIDLDNFKACNDTHGHQAGDKLLIAMADVINKSVRATSDDGFRLGGDEFAVILVGADRENCALVAERMRTEFQKIEHYGTSMSIGVAQYSEQLQAETLVRCADEALYKAKRAGKNTVHIA; encoded by the coding sequence GTGCTGAATTCCAATTCCGCAAAAGGTGATCTGGCGGGGAATGACGTTGCTTCCGCGGTGCAAAAGCAGTCAGGCTCGGGCTTCACGGTGTTAATCGCCGATGACCAGGCCAACACACGCGACCTCGTGGCCAAGCTGCTCGAATCGCGGCTCGGCTGCCGGTTCCTGGTTGCGTCCACCGGTGACGAGGCCCTCCTATCCGCGCAAGGGCGCCAGGTCGACATCGTAGTCACGGATTTGGTCATGCCCGGCGCCCACGGTTTGGACCTGATCGCCGCGCTTCGTTCCGGAAATCCCGGCATCAACATCATCGCGATGACCGGCTACCCGACCGATTTCCCGTTCGTGGACGTGGTGCACGCCGGCGCGGACGACTTCATCCGCAAGCCCTTTCCGCCCGCGGAACTCGAGGCCAAGCTGGTCCGCCTCTTCCGGGAACGCGACGCGCGCCAAGCGCAGCAACTCGCCGAAGGCAAGTATCGCAGCCTGTTTGAACTCAACATGGACGGCATGCTCCTGGTGGACGCTGTGCAACATTGCATCGTGGACGCCAACCACGCCTTCCGCGACCTCTCCGAGCGCGGCGTGTCCGCCCTGGTGGGCATGCCCGTCTTCGACCTGTTCGGCCCCGTGGACCGCATCCGCCTTGAACAGTGGCTGATGATTTGCGCCCACGGCGGCAAAGGCGCCATGGGAGATCTGAGCATCCCCTGCCCGAGCGGCCGCGTCGTGCATGCCGACCTGACCGCCACATTCATCGATGCTGGATACCAGCGCATCATCTTCCTGTCCTTCAAGGACGTCACGGAGAAGATCCTCTTCGACCAGCAGCTTGCCGAAGCAGCGCAAAAAGACGGCCTTACCGGCCTGCTGAACAAGCGTTCGTTCCAGAACCGGATCGAGGCCGCCATCGTCCGCGCCCGCGAACGCAGCCTGCCGCTCGGGCTCATGTTCATCGACCTGGACAATTTCAAGGCCTGTAACGACACCCACGGCCATCAGGCCGGCGACAAGTTGCTCATCGCGATGGCCGATGTGATTAATAAGAGCGTGCGCGCCACCTCGGACGACGGGTTTCGCCTGGGCGGCGACGAATTTGCCGTGATCCTGGTCGGCGCGGACCGCGAAAACTGCGCTCTCGTCGCCGAACGGATGCGCACGGAGTTCCAGAAGATCGAACACTACGGCACATCGATGAGCATCGGTGTCGCCCAGTACTCGGAACAACTTCAGGCGGAGACATTGGTCCGCTGTGCCGATGAGGCGTTATACAAGGCCAAACGGGCAGGCAAGAACACGGTCCACATCGCCTGA